From the genome of Aspergillus fumigatus Af293 chromosome 1, whole genome shotgun sequence, one region includes:
- a CDS encoding acyl-CoA-binding domain-containing protein, with amino-acid sequence MSDSVDRVFVHALNTVKRIPRTGTARPPAAERLKLYGLYKQSMEGDVEGVMDRPVGNTADVYAECEKWDAWYAQRGLSRTEAKRRYISTLIDTMHRYASQTPEARELVAELEFVWDQIKSNTSSSSSSSPMQNVGVPPLPQPNYASIGGRLARPIYEDIIATARDNHSRERNHGDSRLRVLSPVSQPDGLYERRGNKDMGDEEAQVLEDEDEEDEDEEEYEEAQDTIYEDDDDNDDDDDNNNNNSNSNSNSQSQENSHRFDDDPDEAQSRGRTRGLQPATAAGDKKHRVVSSGERDRRWRRRVEQALTKMTAEIAAVREQMEARALASRRRSALWTWLKWIVWVTLRQIIFDLAILGMVLIWMRIKGDRRLEEKLKVGWSEVKTRLAKLKSLRRFPGLDMV; translated from the exons ATGTCGGACTCTGTGG ATCGAGTCTTCGTCCATGCCCTCAATACCGTTAAACGCATCCCGCGGACGGGCACCGCGAGACCGCCTGCTGCGGAGAGATTAAAGCTTTATGGACTGTACAAGCAGAGCATGG AAGGCGATGTGGAGGGCGTCATGGACCGACCCGTCGGGAACACTGCTGATGTCTACGCGGAATGTGAGAAATG GGACGCATGGTACGCCCAGCGCGGGCTCTCCCGCACGGAGGCCAAACGGCGCTACATCTCCACCCTCATCGACACAATGCACCGGTACGCTTCGCAGACCCCCGAGGCGCGCGAGCTCGTCGCGGAGCTCGAGTTCGTCTGGGACCAGATCAAGTCGAAtacctcgtcctcgtcctcgtcgagccCCATGCAGAATGTGGGTGTGCCGCCGCTACCCCAGCCGAACTATGCGAGTATCGGGGGCCGGTTGGCCCGTCCGATCTACGAGGATATCATTGCTACCGCGCGGGATAATCACAGTCGGGAGCGGAACCATGGAGATTCCAGGTTACGTGTACTCAGTCCGGTGAGTCAGCCTGATGGGCTGTATGAGCGGCGCGGGAACAAGGACATGGGGGATGAGGAGGCACAAGtattggaagatgaggatgaagaggacgaggacgaggaagagtACGAGGAGGCCCAGGATACCATTtacgaggatgatgacgacaacgacgacgacgacgacaacaacaacaacaacagcaacagcaatagCAACAGCCAAAGCCAAGAGAACAGCCACAGATTCGATGATGATCCCGACGAGGCGCAGTCCCGAGGTCGAACGCGAGGGTTACaaccagcaacagcagcaggagacaAGAAACACCGCGTTGTAAGCTCCGGCGAGCGCGACCGCCGATGGCGACGGAGGGTCGAGCAGGCCTTGACCAAGATGACCGCCGAGATCGCCGCGGTCCGCGAGCAGATGGAGGCACGGGCACTGGCGAGCCGGCGTCGGTCTGCGCTGTGGACCTGGCTGAAGTGGATTGTTTGGGTGACCCTACGACAAATCATCTTCGATCTGGCAATCTTGGGCATGGTCCTCATCTGGATGCGGATCAAGGGCGACCGACGACTTGAAGAGAAGCTCAAAGTCGGGTGGTCCGAGGTGAAGACCCGACTGGCCAAACTCAAGTCCCTGCGACGGTTTCCTGGATTAGATATGGTCTGA
- a CDS encoding putative GABA permease, translating into MHAATVDASADAALARMGYKSELPRNLSMLSILGLSFAIMAAPFGLSTTMYITLTDGQSVTIIWGWVLVTLISIAIAASLAEICAVYPTAGGVYYWSAMLSTKEWAPMMSFIDGWLTLVGNWTVTLSITFSTGQLILSAISLWNEDFVANAWQTILMFWAVVLVCAMVNIFFSKYLDLINKVCIFWTAASVIIILIVLLSMADNRRDAAFVFGHYDASDSGWPSGWAFFVGLLQAAYTLTGYGMVAAMCEEVQNPHREVPKAIVLSVVAAGITGLIYLIPILFVLPTVKDLLSVASGQPIGLIFKTATGSAGGGFGLLFLILGIAMFAGIGSLTAASRCTYAFARDGAIPGFRIWRKVNKRLDVPVYAVLLSAAVDCLLGLIYFGSTAAFNSFTGVATICLSTSYGLPILISMVRGRRDLKESTFSLGAFGYAINAVTVCWIVLAVVLFCMPVSLPVTASSMNYASVVFAGFATISIIWYIVYARKHFTGPPASAEEVRARPVMTGKAVVDAENAYSDGSMSSKKVEQ; encoded by the exons ATGCACGCGGCCACTGTTGATGCCAGCGCCGACGCGGCGCTGGCCAGGATGGGCTATAAGAGCGAATTACCTCGTAATCTGAGCATGTTGAGTATTCTCGGACT TTCCTTTGCCATCATGGCCGCGCCCTTCGGTCTCAGCACCACCATGTACATCACCCTGACCGACGGTCAATCCGTCACCATAATCTGGGGCTGGGTCCTCGTCACCTTGATCTCGATCGCGATCGCCGCCTCGCTGGCCGAAATCTGCGCCGTCTACCCGACCGCCGGCGGCGTGTACTACTGGAGCGCCATGCTGTCGACCAAGGAATGGGCCCCGATGATGTCCTTCATTGACGGATGGTTGACACTCGTCGGAAACTGGACCGTCACGCTCAGTATCACCTTCTCGACCGGCCAGCTGATCCTGAGTGCGATCTCGCTGTGGAACGAGGACTTTGTCGCCAATGCGTGGCAGACCATCCTGATGTTCTGGGCGGTGGTGCTCGTCTGTGCAATGGtcaacatcttcttctccaagtacttggatttgatcaacaaAGTGTGTATCTTTTGGACCGCGGCTAGTGtgatcatcatcttgatcgTTCTTTTATCGATGGCGGATAATCGGCGGGATGCGGCGTTTGTTTTTGGGCATTACGATGCGTCGGATAGTGGGTG GCCTTCTGGATGGGCTTTCTTCGTCGGTTTGCTGCAGGCAGCTTACACCTTGACGGGGTACGGCATGGTCGCAGCCATGTGTGAAGAAGTGCAGAATCCTCATCGGGAGGTCCCCAAGGCAATTGTCCTTTCGGTCGTCGCCGCTGGTATCACCGGTCTCATCTACCTGATCCCCATTCTCTTCGTTCTGCCGACCGTGAAGGACCTCCTCAGTGTGGCCAGTGGCCAACCCATCggcctcatcttcaagaCAGCGACTGGCTCGGCCGGTGGTGGGTTCGGCTTGCtgttcctcatcctcggtatTGCCATGTTCGCCGGCATTGGCTCCCTGACGGCGGCCAGCCGGTGCACCTACGCATTTGCCCGTGACGGGGCCATCCCCGGATTCCGCATCTGGCGCAAAGTCAACAAGCGCCTCGATGTGCCCGTCTATGCCGTCTTGCTCTCCGCCGCGGTCGACTGCCTCCTGGGCTTGATCTACTTCGGCTCGACCGCGGCCTTCAACTCGTTCACCGGTGTCGCCACGATCTGCCTGTCGACTTCGTACGGTCTTCCAATCCTCATTTCCATGGTCCGTGGGCGCCGGGACCTCAAGGAATCTACCTTCTCTCTCGGAGCATTCGGGTATGCGATCAACGCTGTTACAGTGTGCTGGATCGTCCTGGCGGTAGTCCTCTTCTGCATGCCTGTCTCCCTGCCGGTAACTGCCAGCTCGATGAACTACGCCAGCGTCGTGTTCGCGGGGTTCGCGACAATCAGCATCATTTGGTACATTGTCTATGCCCGCAAGCATTTCACTGGACCACCTGCGTCGGCCGAAGAAGTAAGGGCGCGGCCTGTGATGACAGGAAAAGCGGTTGTAGATGCCGAGAATGCATATTCGGATGGATCGATGTCCTCCAAGAAGGTGGAGCAATGA
- a CDS encoding putative jumonji family transcription factor encodes MMAAALDQPPFASLSGSRPNDAASMTPPHSANGKKEVPDGVPSELSDLELDSSASAVKIEDSVEGEDNDVIEPDHYYGGGKIPVFKPTMDQFRDFQSFIGKVDHYGMRSGIIKVIPPKEWLDAQPPLDEAVKKIRVKNPIMQEFHGSHGTYTQANIERQRTYNLPQWKALCEESSHQPPARRGERRRNQERVTRTPAAPKPQTTTSNSQKRGPGRPPKRANQVKVKEEPPADDVLEKTKPEGPPTPVSPESNPVETKSEELSDGESLPGLKPKGRQPKSVTARRKHNKGDNIDSVDEEAFKNFDYRIHDQEEYTQERCEELETAYWKSLMFNNPLYGADMPGSLFDDSTTSWNVAKLPNLLDVIGQKVPGVNTAYLYLGMWKATFAWHLEDVDLYSINYIHFGAPKQWYSISQEDAPRFEQVMKSIWPSDAKSCDQFLRHKTYLVSPSILKSQYGITVNKLVHYEGEFVITYPYGYHSGFNLGYNCAESVNFATEKWLDYGRVAKKCNCEADSVWIDVDEIERKLRGEATPEYYDDFDSDMDVIEGASDLLTPPRSVPEKTSTRGRKRKHPGETTKAKRMRVNTEIPRKAPCVLCPNDLDYEDLLPTEDGKSHAHRRCALYTEETSILRDEAGKEVVCDIDYIPKARMGLKCLFCREVRGACFQCNFGKCTRSYHATCALLAGVQVEHGSIAVIADDGNQYSVPSVDLKCKYHRQKRPTWMTNDAADYDRKVNATAQRLVVGDLVQFQADKEINGAVVLQNRPEERTLLVKILPRGDVIELPYRWLLIVRKSNFAPLAPGTKPLPAHLARKPDARKELESAVPVAGNPFGDGPSPYQWAEFETVDVTKHVSAPPPLHVDLNKGEQIWYYMGQSSTECRAQYTHNPSVSVHNPRSNFLDSVKSLGGVVTRLPSYPHHFPQYASASASAVVAPPPRQHNHHLSPAVAATAAAASAAAAANRPSLLQRPPLAPPPTAAAPRSSSSSTVVSAAAASAMPSAYRTLPTQSARHAPYPQVIKAHNNHHHQQHPFYHSPQPLQPPQQQQQNNTNNNTTTTNTASTNGLPANTFANVRELIARRRLAQITDHANVFAGYTIVSPELVVETLLGPMGSVPPPNGLEKLELAMAQQRVQPRAPDGTLLPLQPLNMRSEEVTRLLQMLRFSLVSHRERLDVLQKRESENIKQEATAKGSAASAKLAGKYAYLDQQRAQAPTVYQSPYDMPSGFTEYAKKTYELIPCAPELPKPSLANDYFASLSTEDQEKILKTCGSFVQRAIERSAPHSRQNSASNLRLTSALAQQTENPTIDITTVEDLPLSGLDLPLHADSPCSSFSRSHLRFQSPNDFTSHGPEAHHDHHDLFGDQQANTRFWQHGPWAAGDGNTPNEENRPFFGPHERLKHDYASSDISLGRGPGSLHSVDMAGFGLDGTDDICAELSP; translated from the exons ATGATGGCGGCAGCGCTTGATCAACCTCCTTTCGCTTCCCTCAGCGGTAGTCGTCCGAACGATGCCGCTTCCATGACACCTCCGCATAGCGCGAACGGCAAGAAAGAGGTCCCAGACGGTGTTCCCTCCGAGCTGTCAGACCTCGAATTGGATTCTAGTGCCTCTGCCGTCAAAATTGAGGACtctgttgaaggagaagacaaCGACGTGATTGAGCCTGACCATTACTATGGCGGCGGCAAGATTCCTGTTTTCAAGCCG ACGATGGATCAATTTCGTGATTTCCAGTCGTTCATCGGTAAAGTCGACCATTACGGCATGCGGTCGGGTATAATCAAGGTTATTCCTCCCAAGGAATG GCTTGATGCTCAACCGCCCTTGGACGAAGCCGTCAAGAAAATCCGCGTGAAGAATCCGATCATGCAGGAATTCCACGGCTCTCACGGCACTTATACTCAGGCAAACATCGAACGACAACGGACGTACAATCTTCCTCAATGGAAAGCCCTGTGCGAGGAGAGCAGTCATCAGCCGCCTGCTCGGCGAGGCGAGAGACGTCGGAATCAAGAACGAGTCACACGTACCCCTGCGGCTCCCAAGCCTCAGACCACCACGTCAAATTCGCAAAAGCGTGGACCTGGTCGGCCACCAAAGCGAGCCAACCAGGTGAAAGTGAAGGAAGAGCCGCCTGCGGACGATGTTCTCGAGAAAACGAAACCGGAAGGTCCTCCAACGCCCGTATCACCCGAGTCTAACCCTGTTGAGACGAAGTCGGAGGAACTGAGCGATGGCGAGTCATTACCGGGACTTAAGCCCAAGGGTAGACAGCCCAAGTCCGTAACTGCGCGAAGAAAGCACAACAAGGGCGACAACATCGATTCCGTCGATGAAGAAGCATTCAAAAACTTCGACTACCGCATCCACGATCAGGAAGAATATACGCAAGAACGTTGTGAGGAGCTCGAGACTGCCTATTGGAAATCGCTCATGTTCAACAACCCGTTATACGGAGCGGATATGCCCGGTTCTCTGTTCGACGACAGCACTACGTCGTGGAACGTCGCCAAGTTACCCAACTTGCTGGATGTCATTGGACAAAAGGTTCCGGGCGTCAACACTGCCTACCTTTATCTGGGAATGTGGAAGGCTACTTTCGCATGGCATCTGGAAGACGTGGATCTCTACAGCATCAACTACATTCATTTTGGTGCACCGAAACAATGGTACAGTATCTCGCAAGAGGACGCTCCTCGCTTCGAACAGGTTATGAAGA GCATCTGGCCCAGCGATGCAAAATCCTGCGACCAGTTTCTTCGCCACAAGACCTACCTCGTCTCGCCAAGTATCTTGAAGTCCCAGTACGGTATTACTGTGAATAAGTTGGTTCATTACGAGGGCGAATTCGTCATCACCTATCCGTACGGCTACCACTCTGGCTTCAATCTGGGGTACAACTGTGCTGAGTCTGTCAATTTCGCGACGGAGAAATGGCTCGACTATGGTCGAGTGGCCAAGAAATGCAACTGTGAAGCGGACAGTGTCTGGATTGACGTCGACGAAATCGAACGGAAGCTGCGCGGGGAGGCGACACCCGAATACTACGATGACTTCGACAGCGATATGGACGTGATTGAAGGTGCTTCGGATCTCTTGACTCCGCCCCGCAGTGTGCCTGAGAAGACGTCAACCCGCGGTCGGAAACGCAAGCATCCTGGTGAAACGACCAAAGCGAAGCGTATGAGAGTCAACACCGAGATCCCTCGAAAAGCGCCCTGCGTGCTATGTCCGAACGACTTGGATTATGAAGACCTTCTTCCGACCGAGGACGGGAAATCTCATGCCCACCGACGATGTGCCCTGTACACCGAAGAGACCAGTATACTTCGTGACGAGGCCGGAAAGGAAGTGGTATGTGATATTGATTACATTCCTAAGGCTCGAATGGGCCTCAAATGCCTCTTCTGCCGCGAGGTCCGCGGTGCCTGCTTCCAATGCAACTTTGGAAAGTGTACACGGTCCTACCATGCCACATGTGCTTTACTGGCCGGCGTCCAAGTCGAACACGGCTCCATCGCTGTGATCGCCGACGATGGCAATCAGTACTCAGTTCCAAGTGTCGACCTTAAGTGCAAATACCATCGCCAAAAGAGGCCAACTTGGATGACCAACGACGCAGCTGACTATGACCGCAAAGTTAATGCGACCGCACAGCGGCTGGTAGTAGGAGATCTGGTGCAATTCCAGGCAGACAAGGAAATTAACGGTGCAGTGGTCCTGCAAAATCGACCTGAAGAACGAACTCTGTTGGTGAAGATTCTTCCACGAGG AGACGTAATTGAACTGCCATACAGATGGCTACTCATTGTACGCAAGAGTAATTTCGCGCCTCTCGCGCCAGGCACAAAGCCATTGCCAGCACACTTAGCTCGCAAGCCCGATGCTCGGAAGGAGTTGGAATCGGCGGTGCCGGTGGCAGGAAATCCTTTTGGCGACGGACCATCGCCGTATCAGTGGGCTGAGTTCGAGACGGTGGACGTAACTAAACACGTCTCAGCCCCACCGCCATTGCATGTTGACCTAAACAAGGGCGAGCAGATATGGTATTACATGGGGCAATCATCGACCGAATGTAGGGCTCAATATACACACAACCCTAGCGTGTCTGTCCACAACCCGCGCTCGAATTTCCTGGACAGCGTCAAGTCTCTTGGCGGTGTGGTGACCCGACTCCCCTCTTACCCCCACCATTTCCCTCAGTATGCAtctgcgtctgcgtctgcCGTTGTtgcccctcctcctcgccagCACAACCACCACCTTTCTCCTGCTGTTGCCGCTaccgctgccgccgccagtgctgctgctgctgccaatcGCCCTTCCCTCCTGCAGCGACCTCCTCTTGCCCCTCCTcctactgctgctgcccctcgttcctcctcttcctcgactgttgtttctgctgctgctgcttctgcgaTGCCGTCGGCCTATCGAACCTTACCCACTCAGTCCGCTCGCCATGCTCCGTACCCGCAAGTCATCAAAGCACATaacaaccaccaccaccaacaacatcCCTTCTACCATTCTCCGCAACCCCTCCAacctcctcagcagcagcagcagaacaacaccaacaacaacaccaccaccaccaataCCGCCAGCACCAATGGGCTCCCCGCCAATACCTTCGCCAATGTTCGTGAGCTCATTGCTCGCCGTCGCCTGGCGCAAATTACCGACCATGCCAATGTCTTCGCCGGGTATACCATCGTCAGCCCTGAGCTGGTAGTTGAGACGCTGCTGGGTCCCATGGGCTCGGTCCCACCACCTAATGGTCTGGAAAAGCTCGAGCTTGCCATGGCCCAGCAGCGTGTACAGCCTAGGGCTCCTGATGGGACCTTGCTACCATTGCAACCGCTGAACATGCGATCGGAGGAAGTCACCAGACTTTTGCAGATGCTCCGATTCTCACTTGTCAGTCACCGCGAGCGGTTGGATGTCTTGCAGAAGAGGGAGTCGGAGAATATCAAGCAGGAGGCTACCGCCAAAGGCAGTGCTGCCTCGGCCAAACTGGCCGGCAAGTATGCTTACCTTGACCAGCAGCGTGCTCAGGCTCCGACCGTCTACCAGTCTCCCTACGATATGCCATCCGGGTTCACCGAGTACGCCAAGAAGACTTATGAACTTATCCCCTGCGCGCCAGAGCTGCCCAAGCCTTCCCTGGCAAACGACTACTTTGCCAGCCTGTCAACCGAAGATCAAGAGAAGATCCTTAAGACTTGTGGCAGCTTCGTGCAGCGAGCGATCGAGCGTTCGGCACCCCACAGCCGCCAGAATTCGGCTTCGAACCTTCGACTTACGTCGGCGCTGGCTCAACAAACGGAGAATCCGACTATCGACATTACCACGGTGGAGGATCTGCCATTATCTGGTCTCGACTTACCCCTCCACGCAGACTCTCCGTGCTCCAGTTTCAGTCGGTCGCATCTGAGGTTCCAGTCGCCCAATGATTTCACCAGTCACGGGCCCGAAGCTCACCACGATCATCATGACCTTTTCGGTGACCAACAGGCGAACACACGGTTCTGGCAGCACGGCCCGTGGGCAGCGGGAGATGGTAATACCCCCAATGAGGAGAATCGACCGTTCTTCGGCCCTCACGAGCGACTTAAGCACGATTATGCCTCGTCTGACATATCGCTCGGCCGGGGTCCTGGCTCTCTGCACTCGGTCGACATGGCCGGCTTTGGCTTAGATGGAACCGATGACATCTGCGCGGAGCTCAGCCCGTGA